A single genomic interval of Methyloceanibacter caenitepidi harbors:
- the rplN gene encoding 50S ribosomal protein L14, producing the protein MIQMQTNLDVADNSGAKRVQCIKVLGGSKRKYASIGDTIVVSVKEAIPRGRVKKGQVMKAVIVRTATGVRRQDGSLIRFDRNAAVLVNAQGEPVGTRIFGPVTRELRAKKHMKIVSLAPEVL; encoded by the coding sequence ATGATTCAGATGCAGACCAATCTCGATGTCGCCGATAACTCGGGTGCAAAGCGCGTGCAGTGCATCAAGGTGCTCGGCGGTTCGAAGCGGAAATACGCGTCGATCGGTGACACCATCGTGGTCAGCGTCAAGGAAGCAATTCCGCGCGGCCGTGTGAAGAAGGGCCAGGTCATGAAGGCCGTCATCGTGCGTACCGCCACGGGCGTGCGCCGCCAGGACGGTTCGCTGATCCGGTTCGACCGCAATGCGGCGGTTTTGGTCAATGCGCAAGGCGAGCCGGTGGGTACGCGTATCTTCGGCCCCGTCACGCGCGAGTTGCGGGCGAAGAAGCACATGAAGATCGTGTCGCTCGCGCCGGAGGTTCTGTGA
- the rpsQ gene encoding 30S ribosomal protein S17 → MPKRVLIGTVVSDKNDKTVVVKVERRFTHPLFHKVVRRTKNYHAHDENNEFKVGEKVWIEECAPMSKQKCWVVLPREQAAS, encoded by the coding sequence ATGCCGAAACGCGTTTTGATTGGGACCGTGGTGAGCGACAAGAACGACAAGACCGTTGTGGTCAAGGTCGAGCGCCGCTTCACGCATCCCCTGTTCCACAAAGTGGTCCGCCGCACGAAGAATTACCACGCTCACGACGAGAACAACGAGTTCAAGGTCGGCGAGAAGGTGTGGATCGAAGAGTGCGCGCCGATGTCGAAGCAAAAATGTTGGGTGGTTTTGCCGCGCGAGCAGGCAGCCAGCTAA
- the rpsC gene encoding 30S ribosomal protein S3, which translates to MGQKVNPIGLRLGVNRTWDSRWFASRGEYADLLHEDLKMREHILKTRKQAGISKVVVERPHKKCRVTVYTARPGILIGKKGADIETLRKELATMTDSEVHLNIVEVRKPEIDATLVAEGIAQQLERRVAFRRAMKRAVQSAIRMGALGIRINCSGRLGGAEIARMEWYREGRVPLHTLRANIDYGTALGRTAYGIIGIKVWIFKGEIMEHDPMAQETKALEAQEGGRSGGRRDSARA; encoded by the coding sequence ATGGGACAGAAAGTCAACCCGATCGGGCTTAGGCTCGGTGTCAACCGCACTTGGGATTCGCGCTGGTTTGCCTCGCGTGGCGAGTATGCAGACCTGCTGCACGAAGATCTCAAGATGCGCGAGCATATTCTCAAGACGCGCAAGCAGGCCGGCATTTCGAAGGTCGTCGTGGAGCGTCCGCACAAGAAGTGCCGCGTCACGGTCTACACCGCTCGCCCGGGCATCCTGATCGGCAAGAAGGGCGCGGACATCGAGACGCTTCGCAAAGAGCTGGCGACGATGACGGACTCCGAGGTGCACCTGAACATCGTCGAGGTGCGCAAGCCGGAGATCGACGCGACGCTGGTGGCCGAAGGCATCGCCCAGCAGCTCGAGCGCCGCGTGGCGTTCCGCCGGGCCATGAAGCGGGCAGTGCAGTCGGCGATCCGTATGGGCGCCCTCGGCATCCGAATAAATTGCTCGGGCCGGCTTGGCGGCGCGGAAATCGCGCGCATGGAGTGGTACCGCGAGGGCCGTGTGCCGCTGCACACGCTGCGCGCCAATATCGACTACGGCACGGCGCTCGGGCGCACGGCTTATGGAATCATCGGCATCAAGGTTTGGATCTTCAAGGGCGAGATCATGGAGCACGATCCCATGGCTCAGGAGACCAAGGCCCTTGAGGCTCAAGAGGGCGGACGTTCCGGTGGCCGGCGCGACTCCGCACGGGCTTAG
- a CDS encoding 50S ribosomal protein L23: MSALQAYDVILSPVITEKSSEASESNQVVFKVRLDATKPQIKSAVEKLFGVKVVAVNTLTRKGKTKVFRGIKGTQKDTKKAVVKLAEGDKIDVTTGI, from the coding sequence ATGAGTGCGCTGCAAGCATATGACGTGATTTTGTCGCCGGTGATCACCGAGAAATCGAGTGAGGCGTCCGAATCCAATCAGGTGGTGTTCAAGGTTCGCCTCGACGCGACGAAGCCGCAGATCAAGAGCGCGGTGGAGAAGCTTTTCGGCGTCAAGGTGGTGGCCGTGAACACGCTGACCCGCAAGGGTAAGACCAAGGTTTTCCGGGGCATCAAGGGCACCCAGAAGGATACCAAGAAAGCCGTCGTCAAGCTCGCCGAAGGCGACAAGATCGACGTGACGACAGGGATCTAG
- the rpsS gene encoding 30S ribosomal protein S19: MARSIWKGPFVDGFLLKKAEKARESGSNAVIKMWSRRSTILPQFVGLTFGVHNGQKHVPVLVTEDMVGHKFGEFSPTRTYHGHAADKKVKRGK, from the coding sequence GTGGCACGTTCGATTTGGAAAGGCCCGTTCGTCGACGGCTTTCTCTTGAAGAAGGCCGAGAAGGCGCGTGAGAGCGGCTCCAATGCCGTGATCAAGATGTGGTCGCGCCGGTCCACCATTCTCCCTCAGTTCGTGGGACTGACATTCGGCGTCCACAACGGACAGAAGCATGTTCCGGTTCTGGTGACGGAAGACATGGTGGGTCACAAGTTCGGTGAGTTCTCGCCGACGCGCACCTATCACGGCCACGCCGCCGACAAGAAAGTGAAGAGAGGCAAGTAG
- the rplD gene encoding 50S ribosomal protein L4, translated as MKADVTTLDAKKAGTVELSEDVFGLEPRADLLHRMVRYQLAKRRAGTVSTKDRSEITATTAKMYRQKGTGRARHGSAKPGIFRGGGKAFGPKPRNFGFDLPKKVRALALKHALSSKAKAEELIVLDSCDVKDAKTKALKTQFEKLGFGSALIVDGAEVQTNFALAARNIPHVDVLPIQGINVYDILRHEKLVLTKAALEALEARFK; from the coding sequence ATGAAAGCGGATGTAACAACGCTCGACGCCAAGAAGGCGGGAACCGTGGAACTGTCCGAGGATGTCTTCGGTCTTGAGCCGCGCGCCGACTTGCTGCACCGGATGGTGCGCTACCAGCTTGCCAAGCGCCGCGCCGGTACGGTCTCGACGAAAGACCGTTCTGAGATTACGGCGACGACCGCGAAGATGTACCGGCAGAAGGGCACGGGCCGTGCGCGTCACGGCAGCGCCAAGCCCGGCATCTTCCGTGGCGGCGGTAAGGCTTTCGGCCCGAAGCCGCGCAATTTCGGCTTCGATCTGCCGAAGAAGGTTCGCGCGCTGGCCCTGAAGCATGCGCTGTCGTCCAAGGCCAAGGCCGAGGAGTTGATCGTCCTGGATTCCTGCGACGTGAAGGATGCCAAGACGAAGGCGCTGAAGACGCAGTTCGAGAAGCTGGGCTTTGGATCCGCGCTTATCGTGGACGGCGCCGAGGTGCAGACGAACTTCGCGCTCGCGGCCCGCAACATTCCGCACGTGGATGTGCTGCCGATCCAAGGCATCAACGTGTACGACATTTTGCGGCACGAGAAGCTCGTGCTGACCAAGGCCGCGCTCGAAGCGCTGGAGGCTCGTTTCAAATGA
- the rplC gene encoding 50S ribosomal protein L3: protein MRSGVIAQKVGMTRIFTDAGEHIPVTVLRLENCQVVGQRTAEKNGYTAVQLGAGRAKVKRLTRAQRGGFAVANVEPKRKVAEFRVSPENLIDVGAEITADHFVEGQFVDASGTSIGKGFAGGMKRHGFGGLRASHGVSINHRSHGSTGQCQDPGKVFKGKKMAGHMGDVSVTTQNLRVVKTDAERGLIMIRGAVPGAKGGWVLLRDAVKRALPEGAPVPGAFRKGAEDKAPVNEAAAQAPAEAEAAQPAEGGENA, encoded by the coding sequence ATGCGATCAGGTGTTATCGCGCAGAAGGTCGGTATGACCAGGATCTTCACCGATGCCGGGGAGCACATCCCGGTGACGGTGTTGCGCCTGGAGAACTGCCAGGTCGTCGGTCAGCGGACCGCGGAAAAGAACGGCTACACCGCCGTTCAGCTTGGTGCCGGCCGTGCCAAAGTGAAGCGTTTGACTCGGGCGCAACGCGGCGGGTTCGCCGTGGCGAATGTCGAGCCGAAGCGCAAGGTTGCCGAGTTCCGGGTCAGCCCCGAGAACTTGATCGATGTGGGCGCGGAGATCACCGCAGACCACTTCGTCGAAGGGCAGTTCGTGGACGCCTCCGGGACCTCCATTGGTAAGGGGTTTGCCGGCGGCATGAAGCGGCACGGTTTCGGCGGTCTGCGGGCCAGCCACGGCGTGTCGATCAACCACAGAAGCCACGGCTCCACCGGCCAGTGTCAGGATCCCGGCAAGGTCTTCAAAGGCAAGAAGATGGCCGGTCACATGGGTGACGTCAGCGTCACGACGCAGAATTTGCGCGTGGTGAAGACGGATGCCGAGCGCGGTCTCATCATGATCCGGGGCGCCGTTCCCGGCGCCAAGGGCGGATGGGTTCTCCTGCGCGATGCGGTCAAGCGGGCGCTGCCCGAGGGTGCGCCGGTCCCCGGTGCCTTCCGGAAGGGCGCCGAGGATAAAGCGCCGGTCAATGAGGCTGCAGCTCAGGCACCTGCCGAGGCTGAAGCGGCTCAGCCGGCAGAGGGCGGAGAGAACGCGTAA
- the rplP gene encoding 50S ribosomal protein L16: MLQPKRTKFRKMHKGRIKGAAKGGSDLNFGTFGLKAQEPARVTARQIEAARRAMTRQMKRAGRVWIRIFPDVPVSKKPTEVRMGKGKGTPEFWAAKVKPGRIMFEIDGVNEATARESLRLAAAKLPIKTRVVARIEG, encoded by the coding sequence ATGCTGCAACCGAAACGCACAAAGTTCCGCAAGATGCACAAGGGCCGCATCAAAGGTGCGGCGAAGGGCGGGTCTGATCTGAACTTCGGCACCTTCGGGCTGAAGGCGCAAGAGCCTGCGCGCGTCACCGCGCGGCAGATCGAAGCCGCCCGCCGCGCCATGACGCGTCAGATGAAGCGTGCAGGCCGTGTGTGGATCCGCATCTTCCCGGACGTCCCGGTTTCGAAGAAGCCGACCGAAGTCCGCATGGGTAAGGGTAAGGGTACGCCGGAGTTCTGGGCGGCCAAGGTCAAACCTGGCCGGATTATGTTCGAGATCGACGGCGTGAACGAGGCGACAGCGCGGGAATCCCTGCGGCTGGCGGCTGCGAAGCTGCCGATCAAGACGCGCGTTGTGGCGCGCATCGAGGGCTAA
- the rplX gene encoding 50S ribosomal protein L24, whose translation MAGLKIKKGDHVVVLTGKDKGKKGEVLKVLPSENRAVVQGVAQVRKHQRQTASQEGGIITKEAPIHISNLALEDPKDGQPTRVGYKFLKDGRKVRFAKRSGEVIDG comes from the coding sequence ATGGCAGGCTTGAAGATCAAGAAGGGCGACCACGTTGTGGTGCTCACGGGCAAGGACAAGGGCAAGAAGGGCGAAGTCCTGAAGGTCTTGCCGTCCGAGAACCGTGCGGTGGTGCAGGGCGTGGCACAGGTGCGCAAGCACCAGCGCCAGACCGCATCCCAGGAGGGGGGCATTATCACCAAGGAAGCCCCGATCCACATTTCGAATCTCGCGCTTGAGGATCCCAAGGATGGGCAGCCCACGCGCGTCGGCTACAAATTTTTGAAGGACGGACGCAAGGTGCGTTTCGCAAAGCGTTCGGGCGAGGTCATCGATGGCTGA
- the rplB gene encoding 50S ribosomal protein L2 yields MALKTFKPTTPSQRQLVLVDRSHLWKGKPVKPLTEGLNKTGGRNNTGRVSIWHRGGGHKRTYRMVDFKRTKRGVAATVERLEYDPNRTAFIALIKYDDGELAYILAPQRLAPGDKVIADEKVDVKPGNAMPLANMPIGTIVHNVEMKQGKGGQIARAAGAYVQLVGRDAGYAILRLNSGETRMVPASCMATVGAVSNPDNANVSLSKAGRSRWKGRKPVVRGVAMNPIDHPHGGGEGRTSGGRHPVTPWGKSTKGKRTRSNKASDKYILRSRHLKKKKG; encoded by the coding sequence ATGGCGTTGAAGACATTCAAACCGACCACGCCGAGCCAGCGTCAGCTGGTGCTCGTGGACCGCAGCCATCTGTGGAAGGGCAAGCCGGTCAAGCCGCTCACGGAGGGCTTGAACAAGACGGGTGGCCGCAACAACACGGGCCGTGTCTCGATCTGGCATCGCGGCGGCGGTCACAAGCGGACGTATCGCATGGTCGATTTCAAGCGGACCAAGCGCGGAGTCGCGGCGACTGTCGAGCGGCTGGAATACGATCCGAACCGCACGGCGTTCATCGCCCTGATCAAGTATGACGACGGCGAGCTGGCCTACATTTTGGCACCGCAGCGTCTGGCGCCGGGCGACAAGGTGATCGCCGACGAGAAAGTCGACGTGAAGCCTGGCAACGCGATGCCGCTGGCCAACATGCCGATCGGCACCATCGTCCACAATGTGGAGATGAAGCAGGGCAAGGGCGGCCAGATCGCACGCGCCGCGGGTGCCTATGTACAGCTCGTCGGCCGCGACGCCGGCTATGCGATCCTGCGCCTGAACTCGGGCGAGACGCGCATGGTTCCGGCCTCCTGCATGGCGACGGTCGGCGCTGTCTCCAATCCCGACAACGCGAACGTGTCGTTGTCGAAGGCCGGCCGCAGCCGCTGGAAGGGCCGCAAGCCCGTGGTTCGCGGTGTGGCGATGAACCCGATCGATCACCCGCATGGCGGTGGTGAAGGGCGGACGTCTGGTGGCCGGCATCCGGTTACCCCTTGGGGCAAGTCCACCAAGGGCAAGCGGACGCGCAGCAACAAGGCGAGCGACAAGTACATTCTGCGCAGCCGCCATCTGAAGAAGAAGAAGGGATAA
- the rplV gene encoding 50S ribosomal protein L22 produces MGKPQRERTLKDNEAKAVTRLIRVSPQKLNLVAQLIRGKKVDRALADLTFSRKRIAKDVKKTLESAIANAENNHDLDVDALVVSEAYVGKNIVMKRIQARARGRAARILKPFSQMTVVVRQVEEPA; encoded by the coding sequence ATGGGCAAGCCGCAGAGAGAGCGCACGCTCAAGGACAACGAGGCGAAGGCCGTCACCCGGCTGATCCGCGTGAGCCCGCAGAAGCTGAACCTCGTCGCTCAGCTTATTCGCGGCAAGAAGGTCGATCGCGCCCTGGCCGATCTCACCTTCTCGCGTAAGCGCATCGCCAAGGACGTCAAGAAGACCCTGGAGTCGGCGATCGCCAACGCAGAGAACAATCACGACCTCGACGTCGACGCCTTGGTCGTTTCGGAAGCCTATGTGGGCAAGAACATTGTGATGAAGCGCATTCAGGCGCGTGCACGCGGCCGGGCGGCTCGGATCTTGAAGCCGTTTTCGCAGATGACCGTGGTCGTGCGTCAAGTTGAGGAGCCTGCTTGA
- the rpmC gene encoding 50S ribosomal protein L29 produces MKASQVNDMTVDQLNDELVKLKKEQFNLRFQAASGQLENTARVRQVRRDIARVKTVARQKSAAAKA; encoded by the coding sequence ATGAAAGCGAGCCAAGTGAACGATATGACGGTCGATCAGCTCAATGACGAGTTGGTCAAGTTGAAGAAAGAGCAGTTCAACCTGCGCTTCCAGGCGGCCTCTGGGCAGCTTGAGAACACGGCGCGGGTTCGGCAGGTGCGTCGCGATATTGCGCGCGTGAAGACAGTTGCGCGCCAGAAGAGCGCCGCAGCGAAGGCTTAA